From Penaeus monodon isolate SGIC_2016 chromosome 6, NSTDA_Pmon_1, whole genome shotgun sequence, the proteins below share one genomic window:
- the LOC119573762 gene encoding solute carrier family 22 member 20-like, translated as MRVLAGITMTSMVISGWSLSLECCPCKYRGLLGMLLGLPYSVSVICCAGIAYLIRTWQFVFLIGASPVLILLPISL; from the exons ATGCGCGTCCTGGCGGGCATCACCATGACCAGCATGGTCATCTCGGGTTGGAGCCTCT ctCTTGAGTGCTGCCCTTGCAAATACCGTGGTTTGCTGGGGATGTTGCTCGGCCTGCCGTACTCGGTGTCTGTGATCTGCTGTGCCGGAATAGCCTACCTGATCCGCACTTGGCAGTTCGTCTTCCTGATTGGCGCAAGCCCTGTGCTAATCCTGCTCCCCATTAGCTTGTGA